One window from the genome of Lutra lutra chromosome X, mLutLut1.2, whole genome shotgun sequence encodes:
- the LOC125092102 gene encoding olfactory receptor 13H1-like: MAIDNTTAVFEFLLIGISNYPEWRVTFFTLVLITYLSTLLGNGLIIFLIYFDPHLHTPMYFFLTNLSFLDLCYGTASMPQALVHCFSTHPYLSYPQCLTQISVSLLLAKAECLLLAVMAYDRMVAISNPLRYSMIMNGPVCVWLAATSWGASLVLTTMLVLSLKLHFCGANIINHFVCEILSLLKLACSDTSLNELMIHITGIFTLLLPFGFVLLSYVRIAITVLRIHSAQGRLKAFSTCSSHLTVVTIFYGATISMYMKPQSKSSPDQNKFISVFYGALTPMLNPLIYSLRNKDVRGAMRKIMAKRT, translated from the coding sequence ATGGCCATAGATAATACTACAGCAGTGTTTGAGTTTCTCCTTATTGGAATCTCTAACTATCCTGAGTGGAGAGTCACATTTTTCACATTGGTGCTGATAACTTATCTGAGTACATTGTTGGGGAATGGACTTATCATCTTTCTTATCTACTTTGACCCCCACCTCCACACTCCAAtgtacttcttccttactaatcTGTCTTTCTTAGACCTTTGCTATGGAACCGCTTCTATGCCCCAGGCCTTGGTACATTGTTTCTCTACCCATCCCTACCTCTCTTACCCACAATGTTTGACCCAAATCAGTGTCTCCTTGCTCTTGGCCAAAGCAGAGTGTCTCTTACTGGCTGTTATGGCCTATGACCGTATGGTTGCTATCAGCAATCCCCTGCGCTATTCCATGATCATGAATGGCCCAGTGTGTGTCTGGCTGGCTGCTACCTCATGGGGAGCATCACTTGTGCTCACTACCATGCTTGTCTTATCCTTGAAGCTTCATTTCTGTGGAGCTAACATCATTAACCATTTTGTTTGTGAGATTCTTTCGCTCCTTAAGTTGGCCTGTTCTGATACCAGCCTCAATGAGCTTATGATCCACATCACAGGTATCTTCACCCTGCTCCTACCGTTTGGATTTGTTCTTCTCTCATACGTCCGAATTGCCATAACTGTCCTAAGGATTCACTCAGCCCAGGGTAGGCTCAAGGCCTTTTCCACCTGTAGCTCTCATTTGACTGTGGTGACAATCTTCTATGGGGCAACCATCTCCATGTATATGAAACCTCAGTCGAAGTCATCCCCTGACCAGAACaagtttatttcagtattttatggAGCTTTGACACCCATGTTGAACCCCCTGATATATAGCCTGAGGAACAAGGATGTTAGAGGGGCAATGAGGAAAATTATGGCAAAAAGAACATGA